ATAAATTGAATGAGTCATATTCCTTACTTAACTTCATTAGTTCGCTGGGTTACCTAGTTGGTGATGTTTCGGCTGCCGTATTATCAAGCTTTATGGGCATTAAGTCCATATTGCTCATCATGGGCTTATTACCTGTTATCTCTTTTGCTTGGTCATTAATTTCTGTACCGCGGGTCAGCAATGGTGAAAGACAGATAGTAAGTAGGCGAGTATTTAGGGAGCGTATTCGTAATGTTAATCTGGGCGAGTTAATTACTCTTTACTTGGCGCTTGTTATTTTCTATTTATCATCAGGAATATTCAACACGCTTTACCCATACGGACTAAGGGTTGGTGGTTTATCGAGACCTTGGGTAATGACCATAATTTCCGTAGGCATGGGAGTTCAGATTATCGGTTATATGATTACCCCACGCATGATACACCTACTCGGTGGTAATGCAAGAGCATCATCGCACTCATCAATACTAAGGGGATTATCATACTTCCTAATTGGATTAACTGCATCAACTCCGGAGACCATGATCATTACAGGATTAACACTATACCCACTAGCCGCAGGTATCGCCTACCCAACATTCTACACCGCATCAAGTGTTATGATCTTCGAGAAACTCGATAATGGCGAGGAGGGTAAGGGTCTTGGTGCCTATAGCTTCATTACTGGTTCGGCGTATCTAATAGGGTCATTAGCGTCTGGGTATTTAGCAGATTTCATCGGGATTGGTGGGAGTTACATGGTGGCTGGTGCAATGCTTTGGGTATCATCATACCTATTCAAGCAAATCCACAGGAGCGAGATTACTAAGAGCGCGGTTAATCAGTCTTAGTCATACCCAATACCCATAAACCATAACCATGCGTTTTTATTACCTAATCTACTGGGTTTAACTTTAAAGGAGATGTGATTATTTCTTGTTGTGGTCATAAAGGGTGTTAATGGGATTATAGGCTTTGTTAATCTCTCAACAGGAGAGGTTAGGAAGATTCAGGTACCTGATGATGTGTATAGGGATTTCCTTGGTGGTTATGGGCTTGGTACCTGGTTCCTATACACCCACATGAAGCCTAGGGTAGACCCACTAGGTCCTGACAACATACTGGGCATAATATCTGGCCTACTAAATGCGAGTGGTATTCCAATGACCGGTAGGTCTATGGCAGTTGGTAAGTCACCATTAACGGGTGGTTGGGGTGATTCTAACGCCGGTGGTAGGTTCGGCCCTAAGTTATTGGAGGCGGGTTTAGACGCTGTATTCGTTACTGGCACCTCTGAGAAACCCGTCTACATATTAATTGAGAATGGCAATATACACATTGAGAATGCAACAGACCTTTGGGGTAAGACGACCAGGGAGACCGAGGATGAATTAAGGCGTAGATACAGGGGTGCTCAAGTGGTTAGTATTGGACCACCTGGTGAGAGACTTCAGTTAATTGCGGCTATTATTAATGAGTATGGTAGGGCCTATGGCAGGTCTGGACTCGCTGCTGTAATGGGTAGTAAGAAGTTGAAGGCTATAGTTGCTGTTGGTGATAAGAAACCCGTGATACATGATAGAGATTTACTTAGGCAGAAGATCAAGGAGTTGCTTGATGTGTTGAGGACGACTAGGGCCAAGGCCTACGAGATTTGGCATAAGTATGGAACAATATCCACATTGGACACGAGTGTGTTGTCCGGCGATACACCAATTAAGAATTGGGCTGGTATTGGTGTTAGGGATTACGGGACAAAGAACCTTGAGAGGTTTGGGACGAACACGGTGATTCAGGATAATGTTAAACCCTATGGCTGCGCAAGCTGCCCAGTATCCTGTGGTGCATGGATAAGGAGAAGCACTAGGTATGGCTTGGTTGAGGGACACAGACTTGAGTACGAGACAGCCTCGCTCTTTGGACCAGCCCTATTAAATGCTGACCAGGACTCAGTGGTTTATGTCGGTGAACTCTGCAACATGTATGGATTAGACACAATATCGACGGCAAATGTTGTGGGTTTCACCTTCGAACTATACGAGAAGGGAATACTCACCGAGAAGGATGTTGGCTTTCCACTAAGGTGGGGTGATCCTGACTCAGTGGTTAAGCTCGTGGAATTAATAGCCAAGGCTGAGGGAATCGGTAAGATACTTGGCCAAGGTGTTAAGAGGGCTGCTGAGATAATTGGTAAGGGCGCCGAGCAGTATGCAATGCATGTTGGAGGTCAGGAATTACCATCACATCACCCACAGTTCTTACCTGGACTGGCCATCACATACACCGCAGATCCAACGCCAGCTAGGCACACGGCTGGTGGTGTTCATTGGTGGGGTGAGGGCGGCAAGAGGCTTTGGGCGCCATTCGACATTGGCATGGACCTAGGCGCATCACCTAAGTATGACTATAGTGATAAGGGTCGTAAGGCAGCCATAATAGCCATGTCCACACAGGTCGAGAACTCATTAGGCTTCTGTCAATTCGCATCTCAAGTAATCTATAGGACCCTGCCATACATAGACCTGATATATGCCGTAACCGGCATGAGGTACACACCGCAGGAGCTTCTTAAGGTCGGCCATAGAATACACACACTTAGGCAATTATTCAATGTTAGGGAAGGAGTAAATCCAAAGAAGGACTTTAAGTTACCCAAGAGGGTTCTCGAACCATTCCCGGAGGGACCGCTGGCTGGTGTTAAGTTGACTGAGGAGGATGTGGAGAGGATGAGAGAGCAGTACTGGGAGACACTCGGTTGGGATCCAAGCACTGGCTACCCGAGGAGAAAGACTGTTGAGGAGCTTGGGCTTGCTGGGATAGCTGGCGACATCATTAGTATTCTACCTCCATGATCATTTTACTTAATTAATACGATAGGTTTAAAAGCAATAATTCTCGGTCATTATTTTCGTGCTTCGAGGAAGCATAGTGAGTATATTATCAACGAATGACCAGGAGGCTTTTGAGATAGCCTCAATGCTTGGTAAGAGGGATAGGGGTGAGGAGAGGGTTTACTATAGGAAAATTAATGATCTCGTACGTAGTATCCTAATCCCGAGTCCAGATAGTATACTTGATGAAGCAATTGCAGTCTCTATATCAAGCTCCTTTTACTTCAAAGTGAGCGATGCAATAACTTGGCTTGATGGTGAGAGAGCATTATTGCTTGAAGCGTCAGGCTTGCCAGGTATTATTCTTACGAATGATACTAACACCTTCATGAAGTATTTCAGTGAGCTGAGTATTTCGAAGTTAATATCTGAGTTTAGGGAGTTTGACATGGATGTTAGTGATAGGGGCCTTGTATATGTCGATAGGGCATTTAATGTTAAGGGTGTCGGTGTTGTAGTGCTTGGCTACGCATTGACCCAGGTATCAGTACATGATAAGTTCATTGCATACCCAATGAACGTGGAGACTGAGATCAAGAGCATCCAGGTGCTTGATGAAGACCAGGACTCCGTAATGCCAGGTACACGTGTCGGTTTGGCATTGAGGAATACTAAGCTTGAGGATATTGATGGAGTACAGGCGCTCATTAGGCCGGGTACGAAATTCATAAACTCCATTAATGACTTCAACAGGTTTAAGTGGAGCGATGATGCTAGGGAGGTCCACGTGATTTTTAATGGTATTAAGGTTATGGGTAAGGTTGAGGGTAATAGCATTGTATTAACCAGTGAGTTACCCATGGTTAGTGGCAGGGCATTAATAATAAACGTGAATGCTAAACCTAAAAAGCCAAGAATAATGGGTTACGCCATAATCAACGCTTAATCGCCTTTTCAACGATCTCCAGTAGGCCCATGGGCTCATCCCTAAACACGATATCGTCCATTGGCTGTAGATGCCTTGAAATTACTGGCTTGAACTCCATCTTAGCTAGGATATCCCTCTCAATATCAACACCTGGTGCATACTCCTCAAGCACTAATCCCTCACTTGTTAATCTAAAAACTGCTCTCTCGGTTATGTACATTACCTCCTTACCCATCTTAAGGCCAAGTTCAGCATTGAAGCCGACCTTATAGGGTTTTTTAACGAACTTTATTATTGTTCCATCCTTAATTATGGCAAGCCTACCATCGATAATGTCAATTTCTCTCTT
This is a stretch of genomic DNA from Vulcanisaeta moutnovskia 768-28. It encodes these proteins:
- a CDS encoding MFS transporter, whose product is MDLIDKRSTRWVLTLLPYSVAIGPLGTLITLEIASFRGSPVDVGYAMAAGSAAGIIAPLLWGFLLDRYGNKEVLVLGFLGTALFILALTYAPNIPQIALYYAASSLFSSAVGVSTSFILIKSSSKYKLNESYSLLNFISSLGYLVGDVSAAVLSSFMGIKSILLIMGLLPVISFAWSLISVPRVSNGERQIVSRRVFRERIRNVNLGELITLYLALVIFYLSSGIFNTLYPYGLRVGGLSRPWVMTIISVGMGVQIIGYMITPRMIHLLGGNARASSHSSILRGLSYFLIGLTASTPETMIITGLTLYPLAAGIAYPTFYTASSVMIFEKLDNGEEGKGLGAYSFITGSAYLIGSLASGYLADFIGIGGSYMVAGAMLWVSSYLFKQIHRSEITKSAVNQS
- a CDS encoding translation elongation factor, which translates into the protein MLRGSIVSILSTNDQEAFEIASMLGKRDRGEERVYYRKINDLVRSILIPSPDSILDEAIAVSISSSFYFKVSDAITWLDGERALLLEASGLPGIILTNDTNTFMKYFSELSISKLISEFREFDMDVSDRGLVYVDRAFNVKGVGVVVLGYALTQVSVHDKFIAYPMNVETEIKSIQVLDEDQDSVMPGTRVGLALRNTKLEDIDGVQALIRPGTKFINSINDFNRFKWSDDAREVHVIFNGIKVMGKVEGNSIVLTSELPMVSGRALIINVNAKPKKPRIMGYAIINA
- a CDS encoding aldehyde ferredoxin oxidoreductase family protein gives rise to the protein MVIKGVNGIIGFVNLSTGEVRKIQVPDDVYRDFLGGYGLGTWFLYTHMKPRVDPLGPDNILGIISGLLNASGIPMTGRSMAVGKSPLTGGWGDSNAGGRFGPKLLEAGLDAVFVTGTSEKPVYILIENGNIHIENATDLWGKTTRETEDELRRRYRGAQVVSIGPPGERLQLIAAIINEYGRAYGRSGLAAVMGSKKLKAIVAVGDKKPVIHDRDLLRQKIKELLDVLRTTRAKAYEIWHKYGTISTLDTSVLSGDTPIKNWAGIGVRDYGTKNLERFGTNTVIQDNVKPYGCASCPVSCGAWIRRSTRYGLVEGHRLEYETASLFGPALLNADQDSVVYVGELCNMYGLDTISTANVVGFTFELYEKGILTEKDVGFPLRWGDPDSVVKLVELIAKAEGIGKILGQGVKRAAEIIGKGAEQYAMHVGGQELPSHHPQFLPGLAITYTADPTPARHTAGGVHWWGEGGKRLWAPFDIGMDLGASPKYDYSDKGRKAAIIAMSTQVENSLGFCQFASQVIYRTLPYIDLIYAVTGMRYTPQELLKVGHRIHTLRQLFNVREGVNPKKDFKLPKRVLEPFPEGPLAGVKLTEEDVERMREQYWETLGWDPSTGYPRRKTVEELGLAGIAGDIISILPP